The following DNA comes from Actinomycetota bacterium.
CCAAGGGCTCCCAGGGGCCCAAGAGTTACGGGTCGGAAGTCGACACGTCCGAGAAGACGCCCGCCCCCGAGGTGCAGGCCACACAGGCGCCCGGCCAGCAGCCGGGCGGCGCAGCCAAGCCGGGACAGGCCAAGGCAAAGGTCACCGCCAAGCCGAAGGCGGGCGGCGGTGCCCCCGCCAGCCACCCGGGAGTGCCGCCGGACCTGTCGGGCGGAGACCTGGGGCCGACGGAGCAGGCGTGGCGGATCCTGAACCAGGCCACACCGAAGATGGTCATCGAGGTCGACGTGGTGGGCGAGGCCGAGCCCGACGCGCAGGCGTTGGCGCAGTTCAAGGCGATCCTTGATGGGATCGCAGACAAGCCGAGGGGCATCGAGGTCCGAAGGGAGACCATTCCCGGAGGGAAAAGCAGCTATTCGGACGGTGAGATCGAAGAGTTCGTGCGGACGAACCGGGGCACGAAGAACACCGGGGACACGGCCAGCGTGTACGTCATCTACGTGCCGGGCACCCGCCAGGGGCCGAAGCCCGGGACGCTGGGTTACGCCTCCGGAAGCCGCATCGCGATGTTCCCGGACACCGTCAAGCGAGCCGCCGCCAATGCCCCCGCGGTCGGGCGGACCAAGATCGAGACGGGGGTGCTGACGCACGAGATGGGTCACATCATGGCCCTGCTCGACATCGGATGGGAGTCACCAAGAAAGCGGACGGACCCCGAGGACCCACAGCAGCCCTCGAATCACTCGCGGAACAGGGACTCGATCATGTACTACAAGGCGGAGCAGGGGGACCTCGTCGCCCAGGCGCTGGGCACCAAGCCCATCCAGTTCGACGCCGACGACAAAGCCGACCTCGAGGACCTCAAGCACAGACGCGTCTGACCTTGGCGAGTCCCGGCGCCCCGCGGGTTGGACGCGCGGCGCCGGGACTCTGCATTGTTGTCGGCGTGACCCCGCCCACAGGAGGTCTTCCGTGACCCAGCCTGTCTTTGTCGTCGATTTCGGTGCCCAGTACTCGCAGCTGATCGCCCGGCGTGTACGCGAATGCCACGTCTACTCCGAGATCGTGCCGCACACCATCGACCCGTCCGAGCTGGCGAGACGCAACCCCGGCGGCCTGATCCTGTCCGGGGGCCCTGCGTCGGTTTACGCACCGGGCGCCCCCCAGTGCGACATCCGGCTGTTCCGGCTCGGCGTCCCGGTGCTCGGCATCTGCTACGGCCAGCAACTGATGACGTCGGTGCTGGGTGGGGAGGTCGCCCGCACGGACGCTGCGGAGTACGGACGCGCGGAGCTGTCGGTCCGCTCCTCGGATTCGCTTCTGTTCGCGGGGCTCCCGGAGCGCACCGAGGTCTGGATGTCCCACCGCGACGCGGTGGTGTCGCCGCCCCCCGGGTTCACCGTGACGGCGGCAACGCCCGAGTCGCCGGTCGCGGCGATGGAGGATCCGGACGACGGGCTGTTCGGAGTTCAGTTCCACCCGGAGGTCGCACACACCCCGCGGGGCACGGAACTCCTCAAGAACTTCCTGTATCACGCGTGCGAGGTCCTGCCGTCGTGGACGCCGCTTTCGATCATCGACGAGGCGCTGGACGCGATCCGGCAGCAGGTGGGCACGGAGAAGGTCGTGTGCGGGCTGTCCGGGGGGGTGGACTCGGCGGTCGCCGCTCTGCTCGTCCACAAGGCGGTAGGGGACCAGCTGACGTGCATCTTCGTGGACCCAGGGCTCATGCGCGAGGGCGAGGCGCAGCAGGTGGTGGAGACATTCAAGAGCCACTTCCACGTGGAGCTGATCCACGTCGACGCCACGGAGCGGTTCCTGGACGCGCTCAAAGGAGTCGACGACCCCGAGCAAAAGCGCCGGATCATCGGCGAGCACTATTTCCGCGTCTTCGAAGACGTCGCCCGCGGGGTCGGGCATGCGAAGTACCTGGTCCAGGGGACGCTGTACCCCGACGTCATCGAGTCCGGCTCGTCCACCGCGGCGACCATCAAGACCCATCACAACGTAGGAGGCCTGCCGGAGCGGATGGGACTTTCTTTGGTCGAGCCGCTGCGCAATCTGTTCAAGGACGAGGTCCGCAGCGTCGGCATGGAGCTCGGCCTGCCGGAGGAGATTGTGTGGCGTCAGCCGTTTCCGGGGCCCGGACTGGCTGTGCGGATCCTCGGCGAGGTGACGCCGGAGAGGCTGTCCATACTGCGGCGCGCGGACCAGATCGTGCGGACGGAGCTTCACAAGGCCGGCCTCGACAGGGAGATCTGGCAGGCGCTCGCCGTCCTGCCGGCCGTGAAGTCCGTGGGTGTCCAGGGAGACGAGCGGACGTACGCCTATCCGATCGTCGTCCGGGCCGTCACGTCCGAGGACGCCATGACTGCCGACTGGGCGCGGCTGCCGCACGAGGTGCTGGAGAAAATTTCCTCGCGCATCACCTCGGAGGTCCCGGGAGTCAACCGGGTCGTCTACGACATCACCTCCAAGCCCCCCGGCACCATCGAGTGGGAGTAGACGGCCCCGAGCCGTCCGCATGAAGGTCCGTGTAAACGGACTGGAGTTCGGCTACGACCGGGCCGGGTCCGGCGAGCCGGTCCTGCTGGTGCCGGGGCTGGCCACCCCCCGACTGTCATGGGTCAACCAGATGCCGGTCCTGGCGCGCCACTTCGACGTCACCTGTTTCGACAACCGCGGCATCGGCGAAAGCGAAGTCCCGGGTGACTGGTGGAGCATGCCCGAGATGGTCTCCGACACCCTGGGGATCATGGACGCCGTGGGTTACACGAACGCCCACCTGGTCGGTGTGTCGATGGGCGGCATCATCTCCCAGGCCATCGCCATGCAGCATCCGGAACGGGTCCGGAGCCTGACCCTCATCTCCACGTACTGCGGAGGCCCGGACCGCGCCTTTATGGACGAAGACGTCGCGGCCCGGCTTTTCGTGGACGGAGAGCCGGCGGCCAGGATCCGCGCGGGGGCCGAGGCGACCTTCGGGCGGACCTACCGCGAACGCAACCCCGACCTGTTCGAGGGCTTTGTCGCTTTCGCGTTGGCCAACCCCCCGCGGTCGCTGTCCGTTTTCAGCCAGCTCGGCGGGTGCGCGTCGTGGCTGGCCGAGGACAGTTCAGGCGAGGGGTTGTCGTCCATGAGAAAGCCGGCTCTCGTTCTCCACGGCGACGCGGACGAGATGAGTCCGGTCCGCAACGCGGAGATGATCGCCGACCGCATCCCGGACGCAAAGCTGCGGGTGTGGGCGGACGCGGGGCACGCGCTCATCCACGAGCGGTCCGACGAGGTCAACGAGGCCATCCTCGAGCATTTGTTGTCGGTGGAGGCGCGCGCTCTGTCCTAGGCGGCCCCCCCGTGTCGTCGCCGCTGTGGTCCGTCGGCCCCCGCCACATACTGAGGGGGTGCAGGATTCCCTCGCCGACGTCGTATCGGGGCTGAACCCCGTCCAGCGGGAGGCCGTCGAGGCGCTCGACGGCCCGGTCCTGATCGTCGCGGGGGCCGGGTCGGGCAAGACCCGCGTCATAACGCACCGAGTAGCCAACCTGCTGCGCCACGGGGTGTCGCCGCGCAACGTCCTGGCCATCACGTTCACGAACAAGGCAGCCGGTGAGATGCGGGAACGGATCGAGCGCCTGGTGGGCACGGGCCTTGCGCGCGAGATGTGGGTGATGACCTTTCACGCCGCCTGCGCCCGCATCCTGCGCATGGAGGCCGAGCGCCTGGGGCTGGGCAAGAACTTCACGATCTACGACGACGGGGACTCGCAGCGGGTCATCTCCGCCTGCCTGAAGGAGCTGAACCTCGACGCCAAGCGGTGGACTCCCAGGTCCATGTCGGCGGTCATCTCAAACGCCAAAAACGCCTGTCTGGGACCGGAAGCCTTTGCGTCGGCGGCGGCGTCGTTTCCCGAGCGGGTGGCGGCTGACGTGTACAAGGGCTACGCCGCAGCGTTGCGGCGGGCCAACGCCCTGGACTTCGACGACCTGATCGCCGAGGCCGTCCGGCTGCTGGAGGAGCACCCGGAGGCCCTGGCGCGCTGGCAGAACCGCTTCCGGTACGTAGTGGTGGACGAGTACCAGGACACAAACCACGCGCAGTACAGGGTCTTGGCGCTTCTTTCCGGCAAGCACCGCAACCTGTGCGTGGTCGGCGACGAGGACCAGTCGGTCTACAAGTTCCGGGGAGCGACCATCCGCAACATCCTTGAGTTCGAGCGCGACTACCCCGATGCGCGCGTGTTCAAGCTCGAGCAGAACTACCGGTCCACCCAGACGATCCTGGATGCGGCCAACGGCCTGATTCGCAACAACCGGCAACGCAAGGACAAGCGTCTGTTCACCGAGCGCGGGGGCGGAGCGGGAATCGTCCGGTACCGCGCCGACGACGAGCACGACGAGGCGCATTTTGTCGCCGGCGAGATCGGGAAGCTGGCCCCCGAGGGCTATTCGGGCAAGGACGTGGCCGTGTTCTACCGCACCAACGCGCAGTCCCGGGTCCTGGAGGAGATTTTCTTCCGATACGGCATCACGTACCGGGTCGTGGGTGGCCTCAAGTTCTACGAACGCAAGGAGATCCGCGACGCGATCGCCTACCTGCGGGCGGCGCACAACCCGGCGGACTCCGTGTCGGTCCAGCGAGCAATCTCCTCGCCGAAGCGTGGTGTCGGCGACGGGTCCATGGCCAAGCTCGAGCTGTGGTCGCGGTCCCACGAGACCCCGCTCGGCGAGTCGCTGGCGAGGGCCGACGAGGTCCCGGGACTGTCCGGACGCGCGCGCAACGGCTGCGCCGAGGTGGCCCGGGTGCTGAGGTTGATTCGGGAGCGCGACGCGGCGGGGGCCCCGCTGTCGGACATCGTCCGTACGGCCTGGACCGAGTCGGGCCTGCTGGACGAGCTCCAGGCCCAGCAGACCCCAGAGGCCGAGGGACGGATTGAGAACCTGCAGGAGCTGGCCGGGGTGGCCGAGGAGTTCTCCAACCGGGAGGACGCCGGGGACGCCCGCCTAGCCGACTTTTTGGAGCGGACGTCGCTGATTGCGGAGGTGGACGTCCTTTCCGACGCCAACGAGATCGTCACGCTCATGACGCTGCACAACGCCAAGGGGCTCGAGTACCCGATCGTGTTCCTCACGGGGATGGAAGAGGGGGTCTTTCCGCATATCCGGTCGCTGGACGACCCCGACGACCTCGAGGAGGAGCGGCGGCTGGCCTACGTCGGCATCACCCGCGCGCAGGACCGCCTCCACATCTCCCACGCCTGGTCGCGGTCGCTGTGGGGCGGCACCAACTACAACCCGGTGTCGCGGTTCGTGGGCGAGATCCCCGAGGAACTGGTGGAGGTCCGGGGGAAGTCGGAGTCGCCGCGCCTGCGGGGATGGGACTCGCCGGCCCCCGCCAGGCAGGCGCAGGCGCCGCGTCCGGGGGCCGAGAGGTTCGTGGTGGCGGTCTCGCCGGGCGATGCCGTCATGCACGAGGCATTCGGTGTCGGCGAGGTCCTGCAGGTGTCGGGGTCCGGTTCGGATACCGAGGTCACAGTCCGGTTCGACGACGAAGGCGACAAGGTCCTGCTGCTGGCCTACGCGAACCTGTCCAAGGCCCGGTAAAGAGAAAAGCCCGGCCGGGGGCCGGGCTTTTCTCTAGATCGGATGGCTCAGGGAGCCGTCACTGAGGCCGTGGTAGAAACGTTTGTGCGCAGGCTGCCGGTGCCGACGCCGGTGAAATCTCCGATCGGCGTCCTGACGGTCGCCACAGTCGTGGCCTCGCGATAAATATTGGCGCCGGCGTGCGTGTATGGCGGGCCGCCGCTGGACGTGGACAGCTGGGGGGTTCCCGTGCCCGCGGCAACGATGCTGAACACGAAGGTCCCGTAGTGGTTGGTGATCAGGCCCGAGGCGGTGGCCGCGTTCAGGGCGGGATCTATGACGACGGCTGCGTCGCCTCCCGCATAGGCTGAGACTCCCGTCGTCTTGTTGTGGATCCACATCGAAACGTACTCACTAGGGTTCGAGTAGACGGAGGGCGGCACGCCAGACCCCTGAACGTAGAGACCCGAGGACCCCGTCAGGGTGATGTCGTAGGTGGCGTCCGAAAAGTACCCGTACATCGTGAGAGCCGGGACGCTAGCTCCGTAGGAGACGTTGGCGGCTCGCGCCGGGGTGCCCACGAAAGTCGCCGACAGCACCGCCGCTGCCACCGCGATTGCTCTGACCCGCTTCATAGGTGCCTCCAGTCATCAATGCCCCGCTCAAAGGTTCTCCGCCGGGGGCGGTTCTCCTGCCCCATCGTTTCGGGGCTCGAGCCTGCGCGGTGTGGCGCACGTCACTCCGCCGGTTTCCTCTCGCGCCGCCCGACCCCCGTGCGGCAGTTGCCGGGCGGCCGCCCGGGCTTAGAGCTGGTGGCGCGTCAGGGGACTTCGGGACGGACGTAGGTTCCGATTCTGTTCGACATGTAGCCACTGCCGACGCCGGTGTACGTCCCGTTGGGGGCCGAGATGCTCGCCGCAGTCGTGGCCTGCCTGGTGAGGTAGACCCATGCGCCCGCCTCGGGACTGCCGTGAGTTCCCATCGTCGGGCTGGGAGCTCCCGTCCCCGCGGCTGTGACCGAGAAGACGAAGGTTCCATAGCCGTTGGTGATCGTTCCCGAGGCCTGACCGGCGTTGAGCGCCGGGTCGATTGCCACCACCGCTGGGCCGTGGGCGGCGGTGGTGGTGTTGGTTTCGCGGTGGAGCACCGAGAAGCTGACGTTCACGGGATTGCCAACAGTGACCGAGGGCGGATTCGCAGACCCACGCACCCCCAACCCGGAGGACGCGGTGAACCAGACCTCGTAGTTGTCGTCGCTGAAGTACGCCGACATTTCCAGGCGTGGTATGTCGCTTTCGTGGGATACGTCGGCGGCCTGCGCAGGCGCACCCAAGAACGTCACGCCAAGCAAGAGCAGTGCGCCTGCCAAGCCTCTGAGTCGCCGCATGATTCCCCTTTGTGGATGACTTGCTCTCTAGGTTCTGGAGCACCGTCCAATCTCCTGCATCCGCCACCTGCGGCTGGGGCTCAGGCCACGCGGCGACCCTTTCGGCCGCTTGGATCGCTGGATGACCTTGTGCTGCCCCGGCCCCCGTGCGACAGTTGCGGGGTTCGAGGCGGGAGGAACCGTGGACACGCACGAGCTCGAGTCGATGGACATCGAGGGCCTCGCCCGCCACACCCCCGACGAGTTGCTGGACAACGTTCTCACGGTCGCGGAGCGTCGCTACACCTACGACGACTTCTACCAGCGGTGGGAGAGCCAGCACTGGCTGGCGACCGGGATCGACTTCTCGGTGGACGCCGAGCAGTGGCCGAAGCTGCCGCAGGCCCTGCGCAACGAGATGCTGGGCACGATGGCGGCCTTCTACCAGGGCGAGCAGTCGGTGACTCAGAACCTGGCGCCGCTGATGATGGCGGCTCCGCGGATCGATCACGAGATCTTCCTGACCACGCAGACGGTCGACGAGGCCCGCCACGTCGTGTTCTTCAGGAGGTTCTTCAACGACGTCATCAAGCTGGAGGGCGGCACCCAGGAGCACCTGGAGAGGTTCCGTCCCTACTACGGCCGCTGGTACACCAACCTGTTCTTCGGGCCCCGCGGCTTGGACGGCCGGGGTGACGCGCTGCGGAAGAATCCGTCCGACATCGGCCTTTTCGTCGAGACGGTCACGCTGTACCACCTGGTCCTGGAAGCGGGCCTGGCGCTTCTGGGACAGCGATTCCTGCTGGACCTGTGCCGCAACCTCGGCGTCCTGCCGGGGTTCTACAAGGGGTTCATGGCCGTCACCCGCGACGAGTCACGCCACGTCGGGTTCGGCGTGCGCGTCCTGAGAGAGCTGCGGGAGGCGGACCCGTCGCTCGGCCCCCGGATCATGGACGTCATGCGCGAGAGCATCCCGGACGTCGTCCGCCTCACCCACCCGCCGGACCAGGATCACAACCTCGAGCTGCTCGAGGTCATCCCGGCGGAGTTCGTCATCGGGCCTCAGGAGGCGCACCGCTACGCGTTCACGCACATCCTCAAGCGGCTGTCGGCGGTCGGTTTCGGCACCGATGAGGTCAACGAGCTGGGCGAGTTCGCGTGGGCGGAGTTCGAGAAGGCACTGGGCGAGTGGGAGGCGCGCACCGGCGGCACGCACTACGCCCGCCTGTACGAAAAGGACCACGCACTGGGACCTGCGCGCGTCGCCTGATTCACCGCGCCCTTGCCTCAGCGTCACCGAGCCTGATTCAGCCGTCGGTGAGCCACCGATTTCCCGCTTCGCGCCACCGGCGGCTGCGGGCGGATAAACGTTCGTCCGGGCTCAGGGCCTCCAGGCCGTGCAAGTGGTCCGCCACCACGCCGGCCAGCGCGCGAAGCGCCGGCTCCGGCTCGGACTGGGCCCCCTGCGGCGGCTCGGCGACGACTGCGTCGGCCACGCCGAGTTCGACCATGTCCCTGGGCTCTATCCGGAGGCGCTCAGCGAGGTCGGCCGACCGAGAAGCGTCCCTGTGCAGGATGGAGGCCGCTCCTTCGGGAGAGATCACCGAAAAGACCGAGTTCTCCCACATCAGGACCCTGTCGGCGGCGGTCATGGCCAGCGCCCCTCCACTGCCTCCTTCTCCGGTGACGACGGCAACCGTGGGGACGGGAGCCGACAGCAGCGCAACAAAGGTCGCGGCTATCGCCTGAGCCACACCGCCGGCCTCGGAGTCGGGAAGCGGCTCGGCGCCGGGCGTGTCCACGACCGTCACCACCGGCAGGCCCAGCCGCCCCGCCAGTTCCAGCGCCCGCACCGCCTTCCGGTAGCCGGCGGGACGGAGCCGCCTGCCGCCCGTGCAGTCCTGTGCGATGACGGTGATTCTTTGTCCCGTCGGCCGCAGCGATCCCATCCGGACCAGCACCGATTCGTCGTCGCCGCCGCCGCTGCGGTCACCACGCAGCGCGACCTGGTCGTCCAGGAGCGCGTCCACGAGCGCCGGCCCCTTTGGACGTGACGGGTCCCGCGCCAGCAGGAGCCGCTCCGAGGGCGAACGGTGGGGTCCGCCGTGGAGGCTGCGGAACGACCCCTCGCCGCGCGGTCCCTGCCGTCGGGTGAAGGCGCGCAGCACGCGCCCCAATGACGCCCGTTGCTGCGCCCTCGGAACCAGCGCGTCCACGAGGCCCTGCCGGTGGGCCCACTCTGCCGTGTGGGTCTCGGGGGGCGGTGTCTGCCCGGTCAGGTCGCGGATGACGCGGGGGCCGGCGAAACCGACGTGGGCCCCCGGCTCCGCCAGGATCACGTCCGCGAGGGACGCGAACGACGCGTAGACGCCGCCGGTGGTCGGCGAAGTCAGCAGCGTCACCTGGCCCAGGCCCGTCGCTGCGTGCAGCCGCCGGGCCTCCGCGACCTTGGCCATCTGGACCAGAGCAACCATCCCTTCCTGCATCCGCGCCCCGCCGGAGGCCGTGACGCAGGCCACCGGCAGGCAGCGCGCGGTTGCAGCGTCGAAGGCACGGGCGACCTTCTCGCCGGCCGCGGCCCCCATGGACCCGCCCAAGAAGGCGAAATCAAGCACGATCAGCGCGCACTCGACGTGGTCTATCGAGGCGCGGCCCCACACAACCGCCTCACGCAGGCCTGTGTCCGCACGTGCTCTGACGACCGCCTCCGGGTAGCCGTCGAACCCGAGCGGGTCGCGGCCTTCCAGGAGCCCGTCCTGCTCGTTGAAGGCGCTTGTCAGCAGCTCGATGCGCGACCGCGCGTCCATTCGCGAGTGGTGGCCGCACGAGCCGCAGACCAGAAACTCGTCGGTCTCGCGCCCGCACCTGGGGCAGGCCCCGTCGTGTGATGACACGGCAGTAGTATCGGCCCCCGCCGGTACCGTGTGACGCACGGTCCGCGGCGCGGGTCGCCCGTCCGCAACGGGGGCCGGTAGCATGTGGCCCCGTGAAGCGCCACCGCATCCTTATCGCCAAGCCCGGACTCGACGGCCACGACCGTGGCGCGAAGGTGGTGGCCCGTGCCCTGCGCGACGCGGGGTTCGAGGTCATCTACTCGGGGCTGCACCAGACCCCGGAGCAGATCGTCGAGGCGGCCATCCAGGAGGACGTGGACGCGGTAGGGCTTTCGTCGCTGTCCGGCGCCCACATGGCGCTGTTCCCGAAGATCCTGAAGGGGATGCGCGACAAGGGGGCCGATTCGGTGGTCGTCTTCGGAGGTGGGATCATCCCCCGGTCGGACATCGACGAGCTGAAGGCCCAGGGGATGTCCGAGATCTTCACCCCGGGGACGACGACGCAGACGATCGTGGACTGGCTTCGCGAGGCACTGTCCGAGGAGCCCGCGCAGGCACCGGCGGGCGAGGGGGGCTGAGGTGGATCTTCTCGAGTACATGGGCAAAGAGGTCTTTGCCCGGCACGGCATCCCGGTTTCCCAGGGACGCGTCTGCACGACTCCCGACGAGGTCCACGCCGTAGCGGCGGAGGTGGGTCGTCAGGTGGTGGTGAAGGCCCAGGTCCAGGTGGGGGGCCGGGGCAAGGCCGGGGGCATCAAGCTGGTCAACTCGCCGGACGAGGCGCGCGCGGCAGCCGGACAGATCCTGGGGATGGACATCAAGGGCCACAGGGTGGAGCGGGTCCTGGTGGAGGCAGCCACCGACA
Coding sequences within:
- the guaA gene encoding glutamine-hydrolyzing GMP synthase; its protein translation is MHCCRRDPAHRRSSVTQPVFVVDFGAQYSQLIARRVRECHVYSEIVPHTIDPSELARRNPGGLILSGGPASVYAPGAPQCDIRLFRLGVPVLGICYGQQLMTSVLGGEVARTDAAEYGRAELSVRSSDSLLFAGLPERTEVWMSHRDAVVSPPPGFTVTAATPESPVAAMEDPDDGLFGVQFHPEVAHTPRGTELLKNFLYHACEVLPSWTPLSIIDEALDAIRQQVGTEKVVCGLSGGVDSAVAALLVHKAVGDQLTCIFVDPGLMREGEAQQVVETFKSHFHVELIHVDATERFLDALKGVDDPEQKRRIIGEHYFRVFEDVARGVGHAKYLVQGTLYPDVIESGSSTAATIKTHHNVGGLPERMGLSLVEPLRNLFKDEVRSVGMELGLPEEIVWRQPFPGPGLAVRILGEVTPERLSILRRADQIVRTELHKAGLDREIWQALAVLPAVKSVGVQGDERTYAYPIVVRAVTSEDAMTADWARLPHEVLEKISSRITSEVPGVNRVVYDITSKPPGTIEWE
- a CDS encoding alpha/beta hydrolase, whose amino-acid sequence is MKVRVNGLEFGYDRAGSGEPVLLVPGLATPRLSWVNQMPVLARHFDVTCFDNRGIGESEVPGDWWSMPEMVSDTLGIMDAVGYTNAHLVGVSMGGIISQAIAMQHPERVRSLTLISTYCGGPDRAFMDEDVAARLFVDGEPAARIRAGAEATFGRTYRERNPDLFEGFVAFALANPPRSLSVFSQLGGCASWLAEDSSGEGLSSMRKPALVLHGDADEMSPVRNAEMIADRIPDAKLRVWADAGHALIHERSDEVNEAILEHLLSVEARALS
- a CDS encoding UvrD-helicase domain-containing protein, with the translated sequence MQDSLADVVSGLNPVQREAVEALDGPVLIVAGAGSGKTRVITHRVANLLRHGVSPRNVLAITFTNKAAGEMRERIERLVGTGLAREMWVMTFHAACARILRMEAERLGLGKNFTIYDDGDSQRVISACLKELNLDAKRWTPRSMSAVISNAKNACLGPEAFASAAASFPERVAADVYKGYAAALRRANALDFDDLIAEAVRLLEEHPEALARWQNRFRYVVVDEYQDTNHAQYRVLALLSGKHRNLCVVGDEDQSVYKFRGATIRNILEFERDYPDARVFKLEQNYRSTQTILDAANGLIRNNRQRKDKRLFTERGGGAGIVRYRADDEHDEAHFVAGEIGKLAPEGYSGKDVAVFYRTNAQSRVLEEIFFRYGITYRVVGGLKFYERKEIRDAIAYLRAAHNPADSVSVQRAISSPKRGVGDGSMAKLELWSRSHETPLGESLARADEVPGLSGRARNGCAEVARVLRLIRERDAAGAPLSDIVRTAWTESGLLDELQAQQTPEAEGRIENLQELAGVAEEFSNREDAGDARLADFLERTSLIAEVDVLSDANEIVTLMTLHNAKGLEYPIVFLTGMEEGVFPHIRSLDDPDDLEEERRLAYVGITRAQDRLHISHAWSRSLWGGTNYNPVSRFVGEIPEELVEVRGKSESPRLRGWDSPAPARQAQAPRPGAERFVVAVSPGDAVMHEAFGVGEVLQVSGSGSDTEVTVRFDDEGDKVLLLAYANLSKAR
- a CDS encoding ribonucleotide-diphosphate reductase subunit beta, translated to MDTHELESMDIEGLARHTPDELLDNVLTVAERRYTYDDFYQRWESQHWLATGIDFSVDAEQWPKLPQALRNEMLGTMAAFYQGEQSVTQNLAPLMMAAPRIDHEIFLTTQTVDEARHVVFFRRFFNDVIKLEGGTQEHLERFRPYYGRWYTNLFFGPRGLDGRGDALRKNPSDIGLFVETVTLYHLVLEAGLALLGQRFLLDLCRNLGVLPGFYKGFMAVTRDESRHVGFGVRVLRELREADPSLGPRIMDVMRESIPDVVRLTHPPDQDHNLELLEVIPAEFVIGPQEAHRYAFTHILKRLSAVGFGTDEVNELGEFAWAEFEKALGEWEARTGGTHYARLYEKDHALGPARVA
- a CDS encoding carboxyl transferase domain-containing protein — its product is MSSHDGACPRCGRETDEFLVCGSCGHHSRMDARSRIELLTSAFNEQDGLLEGRDPLGFDGYPEAVVRARADTGLREAVVWGRASIDHVECALIVLDFAFLGGSMGAAAGEKVARAFDAATARCLPVACVTASGGARMQEGMVALVQMAKVAEARRLHAATGLGQVTLLTSPTTGGVYASFASLADVILAEPGAHVGFAGPRVIRDLTGQTPPPETHTAEWAHRQGLVDALVPRAQQRASLGRVLRAFTRRQGPRGEGSFRSLHGGPHRSPSERLLLARDPSRPKGPALVDALLDDQVALRGDRSGGGDDESVLVRMGSLRPTGQRITVIAQDCTGGRRLRPAGYRKAVRALELAGRLGLPVVTVVDTPGAEPLPDSEAGGVAQAIAATFVALLSAPVPTVAVVTGEGGSGGALAMTAADRVLMWENSVFSVISPEGAASILHRDASRSADLAERLRIEPRDMVELGVADAVVAEPPQGAQSEPEPALRALAGVVADHLHGLEALSPDERLSARSRRWREAGNRWLTDG
- a CDS encoding cobalamin B12-binding domain-containing protein, which codes for MKRHRILIAKPGLDGHDRGAKVVARALRDAGFEVIYSGLHQTPEQIVEAAIQEDVDAVGLSSLSGAHMALFPKILKGMRDKGADSVVVFGGGIIPRSDIDELKAQGMSEIFTPGTTTQTIVDWLREALSEEPAQAPAGEGG